A window of Pontibacillus halophilus JSM 076056 = DSM 19796 genomic DNA:
GATGTTTTGTCAACAACTTTTTTAAAGAAAGTTGAAATGGTGAGCCATGAAGGATTCGAACCTTCGACCCTCTGATTAAAAGTCAGATGCTCTACCAACTGAGCTAATGGCTCTTATAAATGGCTGGGCCAGCTGGATTCGAACCAGCGATACACGGTACCAAAAACCGATGCCTTACCACTTGGCTATGGCCCAAAACTAAGTGGCGGTCCGGACGGGACTCGAACCCGCGACCTCCTGCGTGACAGGCAGGCATTCTAACCAACTGAACTACCGGACCTTCTTAATAATGGTCTAAAAAATGGTGACCCGTACGGGACTCGAACCCGTGTTACCGCCGTGAAAGGGCGGTGTCTTAACCGCTTGACCAACGGGCCATCTGGCGGAGAAGGAGGGATTTGAACCCTCGCGCCGCTTGCGCGACCTACACCCTTAGCAGGGGCGCCTCTTCAGCCACTTGAGTACTTCTCCATTGGCTCCAACGGCAGGATTCGAACCTGCGACCTATCGGTTAACAGCCGATTGCTCTACCACTGAGCTACGTTGGAATGTGATGTGAACAGCGTCACGTTTAAACATTTTACTAGCTCGTCTTTAGTAAGTCAAGAAGTTTTTTGCCTTTTATTAAAAAGTGAATAACAACTTGTCTTTCAAAGCGACAAAATTTATTATAACCGTTATCCAACAAGAAGTCAACAATCGATTTAACATTTTCAAATGATTCGTTTTAGCTGATATCCGCTTCGTTGACGGCAATAACTAATTTATCACGCATGGCTCTAATCGTCAATACGTTTTGTCACTTTTTTTAAACTCCCTTTACAACTTCCACATCGATACCGCTTCAGATCAATCTGTCGTTGTCTAGCATATTGTTGCTCGCACGACATACACTGATAGACGTACTTCTTTTGTCTTTGTGCAGATGGCAACGGCTTGCAGTGGCGAGGAGACCCAGTCGCTTTCATCAAGGCACGAAACTCAGGATCACGATGCTGGTACCCTTTCCCTTCTATATGAAGGTGGTAATGACAGAGCTCATGTTTCATAATCCCCTCAAACTCTTCTAAGCCTAATTCCTCTAGGTACTTCGGATTCAATTCAATTGTTCTCTTACTCGGGATATACCTTCCTCCTGTTGTGCGGAGACGATGGTTCATTATGACTTTGTCTGTAAAAGGTTTAGAGAACCATTGCCTAGACAGTTCATTCATCCACTCGTGTAACGACCGTTCCATTTAACTCCTCCTCTCACCTTTGGGCAGTAGGCTGCATACAATAAACTAACGCTAAACACCCGAGAGTTCAACCTATTTTCAGCTAAGAAAGGCGGGATACAGAATGCCTGGTTGGTTGCAAAGGCAGTTAATGCGAGCGTATAGCGAAAAGGATACCTATCAGATTCGCATCTTAAATCAGTGTTGGTTCTTCTACAGAAAAAAACACTGCTCATCGTAAGCAGTGTCTTTTTGTGTTCAATGAAAGATTAAATCATCGTAAGCGCAATTCGCCCCTTCTTCGTATCAACTTGTTCCACCCATACCGTGACAACGTCTCCTACTGCGACAACATCTAATGGATGCTTTACAAACGAGTTGGATAACTTCGAGATGTGTACAAGTCCGTCTTGTTTAACTCCAATGTCAACAAATGCACCGAAATCGACGACATTTCGTACTGTTCCTTGCAACTCCATCCCTTGAGTTAGATCTTCAAGAGATAGTACATCTTTCTTAAGCAACGGCTTAGGTAAGTCATCCCTTGGATCACGGCCTGGTTGTTTCAACGCATTTAATATATCCTGTAATGTCGGCGCTCCAATTCCAAGGTTCTCAGCCGTTGTATGGACATCCATTCCGTGTAACGCATCTTCTACTTTCGGCGTACCTAGGTCAGACGGTGTGAGCCCATACATCGACAGCAATTCCTTTGTCACCTCATAACTCTCTGGGTGGATGGGTGTTCGGTCGAGGGGTTGCTTTCCTTCTAGTATTCTTAAGAAACCAATACTCTGTTCATAGGTCTTGGCTCCGAGTCTAGGTATTTTCTTCAGCTCAGTACGTGCTGTGAACTTCCCATTCTCTTCACGCGCCTTAATAATATTGTTGGCAACCGCCTTGCTTAGGCCCGATACGTATTGGAGTAAAGAGGCCGACGCTGTATTTACGTTCACACCAACTTGGTTTACCGCTGTCTCTACGACAAATGTTAACGATTCATTCAATCGTTTTTGAGCTACGTCATGTTGGTACTGACCGACACCGATTGATTTCGGATCAATCTTGACAAGCTCCGCCAATGGATCTTGAACACGACGTGCGATGGAAATGGCACTTCTCTCTTCTACTTTCAGATCCGGAAACTCCTCACGTGCTAATGGAGACGCGGAATACACACTCGCTCCCGCTTCATTCACAATCATATACGCCAAATCAAGACCGTTGTTCTTAATGGAATCAGCAATAAATTGCTCCGTTTCTCTTGATGCCGTTCCGTTCCCTATAGCTACAAGCTCGATTGGATACTTGTTAAGCAATTCTAGAATCGTCTTCTCCGCCCCTTTGACATCATTACGGGGAGCAGTTGGATAAATGACTTGAATATCGTGCGCTTTCCCTGTTTCATCTATAATAGCCAACTTACAACCTGTCCGATAAGCAGGATCCACCCCTAGAATGGTCTTCCCTTTCAATGGAGGCTGTAGCAATAGATTCTTCAAGTTCTTAGAGAATACTTCAATGGCTTGTTCTTCTGCCTTCTCCGTTAGACCGCTACGAATTTCTCGTTCAATGGAAGGTTGAATGAGACGCTTGTAGCTGTCCTCAATAACCTCCATCATCCATTCCTTCGTTTCAGGACGTTTCGTAAGACGAAGTTCCTTGGCGATATAATTGAGGACCCACTCCTTAGGAGGTTGGACATTGACCTTAAGAATACCTTCCTTCTCACCCCGGTTAAGCGCCAAGATACGGTGGGATACAATGGCACGAATCGGCTCCTCGTACTCATAGTACATCTCGAAGACACCCTTTTCATCTGCTTCTGTATCTTTACCTTCAGATTGAAGCGTCCCCTTGTTGTACGTTTCTTTTCGAATGCGCTCTCGGTAGTGAGGCTCGTCAGAAATCCATTCAGCAATAATATCTTGAACTCCTGTTCGTACGTCGTCTACTGAATGAACTTCCTTTTCTTCATTTATGTATGCTGCTGCTTCACCGGGAAAATCCGATACGTGCTGGTCATACACTCGCTTCGCCAACGGCTCAAGACCTTTCTCCTTCGCCACTGTAGCTCGAGTACGACGCTTCTGTTTGTAAGGGCGATACAGATCCTCTACTTTTTGAAGCTGCGTTGCTGACTCAATCTGTTGCTTAAGTTCATCTGTCAGCTTCCCTTGTTCATCAATTAGACGAACAACTTCCTCTTTACGCTTCTGTACGTTTTGAGCATATGTCCATTTCTCTTGTATATCGTTAATCTGAACTTCATCAAGCCCACCAGTCTGCTCCTTCCGATAACGAGCAATAAACGGGACGGTATTCCCTTCATCTAACAGGGCAATCACTTGGTCGACCAGTTGTTCTTTAATTTGTAGTTGTGTAGAAACTTGCTTGGTCAGTGTAGCTATTTCACTCATACTCTTTCCTCCTCCATTCACACATACTCTCTCCATTTTATCAAATGCGATTTTAAAAACCTAATGAGATTCAGTTAGCTGTAACAAAAAAAAGACCTTGCCACATTGGCAAAGGCCTTCTACCCGTTGTATCTAATTGCGATGAATGTGGAATCATCGTGTAAGTCTTGTTCTTGCTTCACTTTAACCGTGTCTACGATATGATCTAGGTTATTGGATACGAGGGATTTCGTTAATCCTCTCTCGCTCACTCCATCTGAGAACATAAAGAATTTCGTGCCTGGAATCAATACATTATGAAGTACCTTGTACGGTCGTGGATAGCCAGATAAATAGCCGGCAGAAGGGATATTCCGCTTCTTCTCCCCATCAGGGGTTACCATTATGATGCCAATATTCCCAATTGACGTATAGGAATAACTCTCATTGGCAAAGTCGATACGGAGAACTCCAAGAACTGCTCCCCTTTTCTTCATCAAGACTTCATTTGACCTTCGTACAAGCGCATCAATAGAAAGGTCTTCTTCCTCTTCAATTAAATCCATAATGGCTTGAGAGGATTCTCGGGCATATTCCCCGCTTCCTAATCCATCAGCTAGCGCGCAAATGAACGAGTCATCTGATTCCTTGTAAATGAAGCTATCGCCACAGTAGTAATTTCCCTTTTTAGGCTTTTGAAAGACAGAAATGTCCATTTTGGCTGTTTGGCTCAATAGTACTCCTCCACAGCATCAGACTGCAGGGCTTCCCGTAGCTTTCTCAATGCACGTCGTTGCAGACGCGATACATGCATTTGAGAAATCCCAAGATGCTCCCCAGTATCTTTCTGGCTCATGTTTTGGAAGTATGTACACTTCAAGATTTCTTGCTCACGCTCTGAAAGAATTGGAAGTACCTTCTCCAACAGCATTTGCTGATCCACGTGTTCATACCCATTCTCGGAGTTACCGATTAAGTCTAAGATTGTAACCGTACTACCATCGGAATCTGCTTCAATCTTGCGGTCAACAGAAAGAGCTTTGTAACTCTTGCCCATTTCCATCGTCTCAAGTACATCCTCTTCTGAGACTTCAAGATATTCTGCGATTTCAAGTACAGAAGGAGAGCGTTGAAGGTCTGTTGTTAACTCTTCATTCGCTTTCTTGATCTTAGGACCAAGCTCTTTAATTCGACGGGGTACGTGCACGCTCCACGTCTTATCTCGAATAAATCGTTTAATCTCACCAATGATGGTTGGGATTGCAAACGATTCGAAAGACTTTCCGTATTCAGGGTCGTAGCGTCGGATTGCCGCCAACAACCCTAGCATGCCTACCTGTACAAGATCTTCATGTATTGAGCTCTTCTTCGAGTATTTCTTCGCAATAGACTCCACTAAGTCCTTATACTCCAACACGACTTTCTCCTGGATTTCATCGTCCTCAGGATGTTGCTGCAAGTGTTGAATCCACTCGTAAACCTCACCCTCACGTCTATTGTGTGGTTGAGATTTGGTCGTCATTTAGCCCCACCTCATTTTCTTGGAGGTATTTTGTCATGAGTACAATTACTCCAGATTTATTATTAATCTCTACCTTGTCCATAAGGGCGTCAATTAAGAAAAGGCCAAATCCTCCTTCTCTGAGGTCTTCGATGGAATCTGTTTCTTCATAAGGGCCAATATCTTCCTTCACTTGTTGCAAGTCGAAGCTTCCCCCACGATCCGCTACCATAATTTCTAACCGGTCGTCGTAAACCCCAAATCCAATGGTGATTTCCCCTTCTTCCGTATCTTTATACGCATGTTTAACGCCGTTTGTAATTGCTTCTGAAATGGAGACCTTAAGATCTTCAATATCTTCATACGAGAAGCCCATCCGATTAGCAATTCCAGATGTGCTTAGTCGAACAACGCCTACATATTCAGGTTTCGCCGGGACTTTAATCTCTACGAAATCAAATGTTTCTGTCATTACATTCCACCTCGAACTGATTCATCTTGAATATTAATAATCTCCGTAAGACCCGTGATTTCAAACAGACGCATGACCCGATCATTTGGGTTAATAAGCTTAAGTTCGCTATTCGTCTCTTTAGTGGATTTAAGCGCGCTAATAAACACACCAAGACCAGTACTGTCCATGTAATTCACTTCTGCCAAATCAACGGTAACAACCGTGTTTTCCCCTTTAGTTAGTGGAAGGAGAGTTTCCTTTAACTTTGGTGCCGTATATGCATCAATCTCACCGGAAAGCGAAACAATATTTTCATTTTCTTTATTTGCTACATCAATTGTTAAGTTCATACCGTTTAACCTCCTAATGTCTACAGTTTTACCGAACTAACGTCTACTTATCACGTTTACCCCGTAGTAAAAAGATTTAAACTTCACGCTTAATAATAATCATCGTAAAATCGTCTTTCATCTCAAAATCCTGCAGGCGTTCGAAGTAATGGTACACTTGCTCTGTTATTTCTTGAGCAGGCAAATGTTTGTATTCTCGTATTACATCCACAATTTCGTCGCGTTCAATAAATCGTTCACCTACACGACATTCCGTTACACCATCTGTTAGAAGAATAATCATATCTCCTTCATGAATGGGTTGGCTATATTCTTTGTAAGTTGAGCTGCGATCAACACCGAGTAAAAGCCCTTTGGCTTCAATGTCGTAAAACGTATCTTCTTGAGCATAGTAGTAAAACCCAGGTTCGTGTCCGGCAGAAGCATATTGGAAGTGATGTGTTTCTGGATTATAAAGTCCATAGAACATCGT
This region includes:
- a CDS encoding SprT family protein — translated: MERSLHEWMNELSRQWFSKPFTDKVIMNHRLRTTGGRYIPSKRTIELNPKYLEELGLEEFEGIMKHELCHYHLHIEGKGYQHRDPEFRALMKATGSPRHCKPLPSAQRQKKYVYQCMSCEQQYARQRQIDLKRYRCGSCKGSLKKVTKRIDD
- the cmpA gene encoding cortex morphogenetic protein CmpA, with protein sequence MPGWLQRQLMRAYSEKDTYQIRILNQCWFFYRKKHCSS
- a CDS encoding Tex family protein, which codes for MSEIATLTKQVSTQLQIKEQLVDQVIALLDEGNTVPFIARYRKEQTGGLDEVQINDIQEKWTYAQNVQKRKEEVVRLIDEQGKLTDELKQQIESATQLQKVEDLYRPYKQKRRTRATVAKEKGLEPLAKRVYDQHVSDFPGEAAAYINEEKEVHSVDDVRTGVQDIIAEWISDEPHYRERIRKETYNKGTLQSEGKDTEADEKGVFEMYYEYEEPIRAIVSHRILALNRGEKEGILKVNVQPPKEWVLNYIAKELRLTKRPETKEWMMEVIEDSYKRLIQPSIEREIRSGLTEKAEEQAIEVFSKNLKNLLLQPPLKGKTILGVDPAYRTGCKLAIIDETGKAHDIQVIYPTAPRNDVKGAEKTILELLNKYPIELVAIGNGTASRETEQFIADSIKNNGLDLAYMIVNEAGASVYSASPLAREEFPDLKVEERSAISIARRVQDPLAELVKIDPKSIGVGQYQHDVAQKRLNESLTFVVETAVNQVGVNVNTASASLLQYVSGLSKAVANNIIKAREENGKFTARTELKKIPRLGAKTYEQSIGFLRILEGKQPLDRTPIHPESYEVTKELLSMYGLTPSDLGTPKVEDALHGMDVHTTAENLGIGAPTLQDILNALKQPGRDPRDDLPKPLLKKDVLSLEDLTQGMELQGTVRNVVDFGAFVDIGVKQDGLVHISKLSNSFVKHPLDVVAVGDVVTVWVEQVDTKKGRIALTMI
- a CDS encoding SpoIIE family protein phosphatase; translation: MSQTAKMDISVFQKPKKGNYYCGDSFIYKESDDSFICALADGLGSGEYARESSQAIMDLIEEEEDLSIDALVRRSNEVLMKKRGAVLGVLRIDFANESYSYTSIGNIGIIMVTPDGEKKRNIPSAGYLSGYPRPYKVLHNVLIPGTKFFMFSDGVSERGLTKSLVSNNLDHIVDTVKVKQEQDLHDDSTFIAIRYNG
- the sigB gene encoding RNA polymerase sigma factor SigB, with the protein product MTTKSQPHNRREGEVYEWIQHLQQHPEDDEIQEKVVLEYKDLVESIAKKYSKKSSIHEDLVQVGMLGLLAAIRRYDPEYGKSFESFAIPTIIGEIKRFIRDKTWSVHVPRRIKELGPKIKKANEELTTDLQRSPSVLEIAEYLEVSEEDVLETMEMGKSYKALSVDRKIEADSDGSTVTILDLIGNSENGYEHVDQQMLLEKVLPILSEREQEILKCTYFQNMSQKDTGEHLGISQMHVSRLQRRALRKLREALQSDAVEEYY
- the rsbW gene encoding anti-sigma B factor RsbW, yielding MTETFDFVEIKVPAKPEYVGVVRLSTSGIANRMGFSYEDIEDLKVSISEAITNGVKHAYKDTEEGEITIGFGVYDDRLEIMVADRGGSFDLQQVKEDIGPYEETDSIEDLREGGFGLFLIDALMDKVEINNKSGVIVLMTKYLQENEVGLNDDQISTTQ
- a CDS encoding STAS domain-containing protein; translated protein: MNLTIDVANKENENIVSLSGEIDAYTAPKLKETLLPLTKGENTVVTVDLAEVNYMDSTGLGVFISALKSTKETNSELKLINPNDRVMRLFEITGLTEIINIQDESVRGGM